A portion of the Trichoplusia ni isolate ovarian cell line Hi5 chromosome 12, tn1, whole genome shotgun sequence genome contains these proteins:
- the LOC113499666 gene encoding UDP-glucuronosyltransferase 2B7-like, producing the protein MRVFGHILFLYSIFIVNSNEAARILVVVPTASVSHQVVFRPLSQELAKRGHDVTIITTDPAFPKGGAPANLTEIDLHDLTYKGFIDEISKMPKGNKKDMLNNFRIFYKFWPKLFGKQLKDESVQRLIKDKNQKFDLLILEAGVRQALVFSHIFKAPVIQMSSFGVMFDNFQIIGAPTHPLLYPKILRQKLNNLTMYEKLTELYTHYMLEYMHYESRHLEDKILREIVGPDVPSVTELANNVDMLFLNVNPVFVGIRPVPPTVVFTSGLHQIQQKELPKDLKSYLDSSKNGVIYISFGTNMDPAGLPADRLQVLVKAFSQLPYDVLWKWNGDELPGRTANIRISKWLPQSDLLKHPKIKVFVTQGGLQSTDEAITAGVPLIGIPMWGDQWFNVEKYVTHNIGIGFDLDDMTVENFKNALLKIIKNDSYRQNVVRLRTLMHDEVQTPLERAVWWTEYVLRHGGAKHLRSPAANISWWEYLELELVLTLLAGLLVVLFTFGVISYKLFKYFFKPISAPVKLKSS; encoded by the exons ATGCGGGTCTTTGggcatatattatttttatattccatTTTCATTGTGAATTCCAATGAAGCAGCAAGAATATTGGTAGTGGTTCCAACAGCATCTGTCAGTCACCAAGTTGTTTTCCGACCTCTGAGTCAAGAGCTCGCCAAAAGAGGACATGATGTCACAATCATCACAACAGATCCCGCCTTCCCGAAAGGAGGAGCTCCTGCTAATCTGACAGAAATCGATCTTCACGATTTAACGTACAAAGGTTTCATAGACGAAATAAGCAAAATGCCAAAAGGTAATAAGAAGGACATGTTAAAtaatttcagaatattttataagttttggcCTAAACTTTTCGGTAAGCAGTTAAAAGACGAAAGTGTGCAACGTttgattaaagataaaaatcagAAATTCGATCTGTTGATCTTAGAAGCAGGTGTCAGACAAGCGCTAGTGTTTTCTCATATTTTCAAAGCTCCAGTTATTCAAATGAGTTCTTTTGGGGTAATGTTTGACAACTTCCAAATTATCGGAGCTCCAACACACCCCCTTCTTTATCCAAAAATTCTACGACAAAAGTTAAACAATCTCACAATGTACGAAAAACTAACGGAACTCTATACCCATTATATGCTTGAATATATGCATTACGAAAGCAGACATCTAgaagataaaattttacgagAAATTGTTGGACCAGATGTACCGAGTGTCACAGAACTGGCCAATAATGTGGATATGCTGTTCTTGAATGTGAATCCAGTGTTTGTGGGTATACGACCTGTTCCACCAACCGTTGTGTTCACGAGTGGTCTGCATCAGATCCAACAGAAAGAACTGCCTAAg GATCTGAAATCATATTTGGATTCTTCCAAAAACGGTGTTATTTACATCAGTTTCGGCACAAACATGGACCCAGCTGGGCTCCCCGCTGATAGACTCCAAGTCCTCGTGAAAGCATTCTCTCAGCTGCCTTACGATGTGTTATGGAAGTGGAACGGAGACGAGCTGCCTGGACGTACTGCAAACATCAGAATCTCAAAGTGGTTGCCGCAGTCAGATCTACTCA AACAtcctaaaataaaagttttcgtGACGCAAGGAGGTCTACAATCTACAGATGAAGCAATAACTGCTGGCGTTCCTTTGATTGGGATCCCAATGTGGGGCGATCAATGGTTCAACgttgaaaaatatgttacacATAATATCGGTATTGGATTTGACTTAGATGACATGACAGTCGAAAACTTCAAAAACGCACTGCTgaagattataaaaaatgacaG TTACAGACAAAATGTAGTAAGACTGCGTACTCTGATGCATGATGAGGTGCAGACTCCACTGGAGCGCGCCGTGTGGTGGACGGAGTACGTGCTGCGGCACGGCGGCGCGAAGCACctgcgctcgcccgccgccaaCATCTCGTGGTGGGAGTACCTAGAACTGGAACTGGTGCTCACATTACTGGCAGGACT
- the LOC113499681 gene encoding UDP-glucuronosyltransferase 2B20-like, which produces MHILYLLTCLFFTKTSEAARILGVFPTPSISHQVVFRRLTQELAKRGHDVTVITTDPAFPKGEAPANLTEIDVHDVSYQLYVQYAANVPRGHANDMRQQIEKLISFNVEAVDKQLSAESVRRLIEDKNQKFDLLIIEARVRPALAFTYIYDAPVILMSSLGALFHNSEAFGIPTHPILYPTVNRQRLNNLTMWEKITESYTYYIVQKLFYDSIRLEDKMLQKHFGSNIPSVTELYNKVDLLFLNMYPVFEGIRPVPPNVIYMGGLHQNSEKELPQDLKSYLDSSQNGVIYMSFGTNVDPTMLPADRIQVLVEAFSQLPYDVLWKWNGDELPGRTENIRISKWLPQSDLLRHPKLKLFVTQGGLQSTDEAITAGVPLIGVPMVADQWYNVEEYVYHKIGLRLDLGDMTVENFKSSILKVINDDSYRQNIIKLRGFMRDEVQTPLERAVWWTEYVLRHGGAKHLRSPAANISWAEYLELELVLTLLAGLFSIITVFVMILFALYKHFFSNNKEKCAEH; this is translated from the exons ATGCACATTTTGTACTTATtaacgtgtttattttttacaaaaactagtGAAGCGGCGAGGATATTGGGTGTGTTTCCAACGCCTTCAATCAGTCACCAGGTTGTGTTCCGACGTTTGACTCAAGAGCTAGCTAAGAGAGGACACGATGTCACCGTCATCACAACAGATCCTGCCTTCCCGAAAGGAGAAGCCCCTGCTAACCTCACAGAAATCGACGTTCATGATGTATCATACCAATTATATGTACAGTATGCAGCGAATGTACCAAGAGGACATGCAAATGATATGCGGCAACAAATTGAAAAGCTGATTTCCTTTAATGTAGAGGCTGTTGATAAACAACTAAGTGCTGAGAGTGTGCGACGTTTGATTGAAGATAAAAATCAgaaatttgatttgttaattaTAGAAGCTCGGGTTAGACCTGCATTAGCGTTCACTTATATTTATGATGCACCTGTAATTCTTATGAGTTCTCTTGGGGCTTTATTTCATAACAGCGAAGCATTCGGGATCCCAACTCATCCTATTCTATATCCAACTGTTAATCGCCAAAGACTGAACAATCTTACTATGTGGGAGAAAATAACAGAATCGTATACCTACTACATAGTTCAGAAGTTATTTTACGATAGTATACGTTTGGAAGATAAAATGCTTCAGAAACATTTTGGATCAAACATCCCATCTGTTACAGAACTATATAATAAAGTAGATCTgctgtttttaaatatgtatccaGTGTTTGAAGGTATTCGACCAGTTCCACCCAACGTCATCTACATGGGTGGCCTGCACCAAAACTCGGAGAAGGAGTTGCCTCAG GATCTCAAATCTTATTTAGACTCTTCACAAAATGGTGTGATTTACATGAGTTTTGGTACAAATGTAGACCCTACTATGTTGCCTGCCGACAGAATCCAAGTACTAGTGGAAGCATTCTCTCAGTTGCCTTACGATGTGTTATGGAAGTGGAATGGAGACGAGCTGCCTGGCCGTACTGAGAACATCAGAATCTCAAAGTGGTTGCCGCAGTCAGATCTACTGA ggCATCCTAAACTCAAGTTATTTGTGACACAAGGAGGTCTCCAATCTACTGACGAAGCGATTACTGCTGGCGTTCCACTGATTGGAGTTCCCATGGTGGCTGATCAGTGGTACAACGTTGAGGAATACGTATATCATAAGATCGGTCTTCGATTGGATTTGGGTGACATGacagttgaaaatttcaaaagCTCGATCCTGAAAGTTATCAACGATGACAG CTATCGTCAGAATATAATCAAACTGCGGGGGTTCATGCGTGACGAGGTGCAGACTCCACTGGAGCGCGCCGTGTGGTGGACGGAGTACGTGCTGCGGCACGGCGGCGCGAAGCACctgcgctcgcccgccgccaaCATCTCGTGGGCGGAGTACCTAGAACTGGAACTGGTGCTCACATTACTGGCAGGACTCTTTAGCATTATAACCGTATTTGTGATGATACTATTTGCATTATACAAGCACTTTTTcagtaataataaagaaaaatgcgCCGAGCATTAG
- the LOC113499667 gene encoding UDP-glucuronosyltransferase 2B31-like, which produces MSVSAYILLFSFIFIVNINEAARILVVVPMPSISHQVVFRPLTQELAKRGHDVTVITADPAFPKGGAPANLTEIDLHDLSYTLFKQEMKKLPKGNKEDMLQTFILFMQFWPKIFGEQLKDAGVQRLIKDKNQKFDLLILEAGVRQALVFSHIFKAPVIQMSSFGVVYDNFEIIGAPTHPLIYPTVIREKLNNLTMFEKLREVYKYYTMESLYYANRHQEDKLIQDVLGPDVPSVVDLYDNVDMLFLNVHPVFEGIRPVPPTVVFTGGLHQIPPKELPKDLKTYLDSSKNGVIYISFGTNVDPTLLPADRIQVLVKAFSQLPYDVLWKWNGDELPGRTKNIKISKWLPQSDLLKHPNVKVFVTQGGLQSTDEAITAGVPLIGVPMIGDQWFNVEKYVSHKIGVRIDLEDITVESFKTNLLKVIEDDSYRQNIVRLRSLIHDEVQTPLERAVWWTEYVLRHGGAKHLRSPAANISWAEYLELELVLTLLAGLLVGLITFSLIVYKLYKYFITNLWSPVKVKST; this is translated from the exons ATGAGCGTTTCTGCGTATATTTTGctattcagttttatttttatcgtgaATATAAATGAAGCAGCAAGGATATTGGTCGTGGTGCCAATGCCTTCCATCAGCCATCAGGTAGTTTTCCGACCTCTGACTCAAGAACTAGCTAAGAGAGGGCACGATGTCACCGTCATCACAGCTGATCCCGCCTTCCCAAAAGGAGGTGCTCCTGCTAACCTGACAGAAATAGATCTTCACGATTTGTCGTATACACTTTTCAAACAAGAAATGAAAAAATTACCGAAAGGTAATAAGGAGGACATGTTgcaaacttttatattatttatgcaaTTTTGGCCTAAGATTTTTGGCGAGCAATTAAAAGATGCAGGCGTGCAACGTttgattaaagataaaaatcagAAGTTTGATCTACTGATCTTAGAAGCAGGTGTCAGGCAAGCGCTGGTATTTTCTCACATTTTTAAAGCACCAGTTATTCAAATGAGTTCTTTTGGGGTTGTCTATGACAATTTCGAAATTATAGGAGCTCCAACACATCCTCTTATTTATCCAACAGTGATACGAGAAAAGTTAAACAATCTCACAATGTTTGAAAAATTAAGggaagtatataaatattatacgaTGGAAAGTTTATATTACGCTAATAGGCACCAAGAGGATAAACTCATACAAGATGTTCTTGGACCAGATGTACCGTCTGTGGTGGATCTATATGACAATGTGGACATGCTATTTTTGAATGTGCATCCAGTGTTTGAAGGTATACGACCCGTTCCTCCTACTGTTGTGTTCACGGGTGGTTTGCACCAAATCCCACCGAAAGAACTGCctaag GACCTAAAAACATACTTAGACTCTTCGAAAAATGGTGTGATATACATCAGTTTTGGTACAAACGTAGATCCTACTCTACTGCCAGCCGACAGAATCCAAGTCCTAGTGAAAGCATTCTCTCAGTTGCCTTACGATGTTTTATGGAAATGGAATGGAGATGAGCTGCCTGGACGTACTAAGAATATCAAGATATCAAAATGGTTGCCGCAGTCTGATCTACTCA AACATCCCAACGTGAAAGTTTTCGTGACCCAAGGCGGACTACAATCAACAGATGAAGCAATCACTGCTGGCGTTCCACTGATTGGAGTCCCAATGATAGGCGATCAATGGTTTAACGTTGAAAAATATGTTAGTCATAAAATCGGAGTCCGAATAGACCTAGAGGATATAACAGTCGAATCCTTCAAAACTAATCTGCTCAAAGTTATTGAAGATGACAG CTATAGACAGAACATAGTGAGACTTCGCAGTCTGATTCATGACGAGGTGCAGACTCCGCTGGAGCGCGCCGTGTGGTGGACGGAGTACGTGCTGCGACACGGCGGCGCAAAGCACCTACGCTCGCCCGCCGCCAACATCTCGTGGGCGGAGTATCTAGAACTGGAACTGGTGCTCACATTACTGGCAGGACTATTAGTCggtttaattacttttagtttAATAGTGTATAAATTGTACAAGTATTTCATTACAAACCTTTGGAGTCCTGTTAAAGTAAAGAGTAcgtaa